Proteins encoded by one window of Myxococcus guangdongensis:
- a CDS encoding response regulator — MNPSERLLRQFRDLVTVRLERINRALMELEAGASPDAGRGALRELHGLKGEARMMGFDDINVLVHEMEELVRCVEPRRYALSADSADALLSAADAVLLLSGAQPGAASSPEVVRLVGWLQACTRAETRDAPTGAGAGSPSSVRIDGAESLARSAGGVGDFGGAAPAPHSSFRNERDARSGAPAQGAARAPNEAPRGEASARDERSFNEARALEVSSRSEGTARELSARSGARASEASFRSEGAAPEVLATSGARAPDAPPRSEASVADGTARTGARSSPGGNPLWRISGPGMTRVSTVSPAEPPLRGSAPLPTGGISTVSQNRGWPSAPRPEASPARPSMGTTGAAHAPTPVPGPRVAAPGQGPSPTPRQPEMRMDAVRIDVASLDLLTSAVTNLAQVARRRERANARRLALARELGKLAREAEDLGPAAAALVARLGTAKELAADLHRESKLLSNEELRDLGMVVEEVQGLRMLPLSVLFEPYPRMVRDLSRTLGKEVELVVDGEDTRADRAVVEALREPLMHLVRNALDHGLETRVDRVTSGKHPRGCLTLRAAREGSRIILRVEDDGMGLDPVELRRVAVRRGVLDESAANALSDAATRELIFLAGFTSREVVTDLSGRGVGLDAVRASIQGLGGDVGVESAPGWGTIFELRVPVSLTVAPLLFVQVGTETLALSATHVSRALKVEPLHLCEVAGRPALLVEGRVLPLASLGALLGLSAEREVREGELVLVVRSQSGAAAVVVDRVLEERVQAILPLRGVLARFGHLTGATSLADGRLAMVLSAAYLTASAHGTSPLKLPRSSAPGTESRRRRILVVDDSPLTRELISNLLEAVGYDTVMAADGADALDVLEGAPVDLVVTDLEMPGMDGLELTRRLKELSAQPRLPVVILTTRGGEEDRRRGLAAGADAYVTKGDLVRQDLVDVVGRLLS, encoded by the coding sequence GTGAACCCGAGCGAGCGCCTGCTCAGGCAGTTCCGGGACCTGGTGACGGTGCGCCTGGAGCGCATCAACCGGGCGCTCATGGAACTGGAGGCGGGAGCGAGCCCGGACGCGGGGCGGGGGGCGCTGCGCGAGTTGCACGGGCTCAAGGGTGAGGCCCGGATGATGGGCTTCGACGACATCAACGTGCTGGTGCACGAGATGGAGGAGCTCGTCCGCTGCGTGGAGCCCCGGCGCTATGCCTTGTCCGCGGATTCGGCGGACGCGCTCCTGAGCGCCGCTGACGCGGTGCTGCTGCTCTCGGGTGCACAGCCGGGCGCGGCGTCCTCGCCCGAGGTGGTGCGGCTCGTGGGCTGGCTCCAGGCGTGTACCCGCGCGGAGACGCGGGACGCTCCGACGGGAGCGGGCGCGGGTTCTCCTTCGAGCGTGCGCATCGACGGGGCCGAGTCGTTGGCGCGGTCAGCGGGCGGGGTGGGCGATTTCGGCGGTGCGGCTCCTGCTCCTCATTCCTCGTTCCGAAATGAGAGGGACGCACGGAGCGGTGCTCCTGCCCAAGGCGCTGCGCGCGCTCCCAACGAGGCGCCTCGTGGTGAGGCGTCCGCCCGCGATGAGCGCTCCTTCAACGAGGCTCGTGCTCTTGAGGTCTCGTCCCGGAGTGAGGGGACTGCTCGCGAGCTTTCCGCTCGCAGCGGTGCGCGTGCGTCCGAGGCTTCGTTCCGGTCCGAAGGGGCTGCCCCCGAAGTGCTTGCCACGAGCGGTGCGCGTGCTCCCGATGCTCCTCCTCGGAGCGAGGCATCCGTCGCCGATGGGACTGCTCGAACCGGAGCGCGCTCCTCGCCCGGTGGCAACCCTCTCTGGCGAATCTCGGGGCCGGGGATGACCCGCGTGTCCACGGTGTCTCCCGCGGAACCTCCACTCCGCGGTAGCGCCCCACTGCCCACGGGCGGCATCTCGACCGTCTCCCAGAATCGCGGCTGGCCCTCCGCGCCTCGCCCCGAGGCAAGCCCCGCCCGCCCTTCCATGGGAACGACTGGCGCGGCGCACGCGCCCACCCCCGTCCCGGGCCCTCGTGTGGCCGCGCCAGGGCAGGGGCCCTCCCCGACGCCCCGTCAGCCCGAGATGCGCATGGACGCGGTGCGCATCGACGTGGCCAGCCTGGACCTGTTGACCAGCGCGGTGACGAACCTGGCCCAGGTCGCCCGTCGCCGTGAGCGCGCCAACGCCCGCCGCCTGGCCCTGGCTCGGGAGCTCGGAAAACTCGCCCGGGAAGCCGAGGACCTGGGCCCCGCCGCCGCCGCGCTGGTGGCCCGGCTCGGCACCGCCAAGGAACTGGCCGCGGACCTCCATCGCGAGTCCAAGCTGCTCTCCAACGAAGAACTCCGCGACCTGGGGATGGTCGTCGAAGAGGTGCAGGGGCTGCGCATGCTCCCCCTGTCCGTCCTCTTCGAGCCCTATCCGCGCATGGTGCGGGACCTGTCGCGCACGCTGGGCAAGGAGGTGGAGCTCGTCGTCGACGGCGAGGACACCCGCGCGGACCGGGCGGTGGTGGAGGCGCTGCGAGAGCCGCTGATGCACCTGGTGCGCAACGCCCTGGACCACGGCCTGGAGACCCGGGTGGACCGCGTCACCTCCGGCAAGCACCCCAGGGGCTGTCTCACCCTGCGCGCCGCGCGCGAGGGCAGCCGCATCATCCTGCGCGTCGAGGACGACGGCATGGGACTGGACCCCGTGGAGCTGCGCCGAGTGGCCGTGCGCCGGGGCGTCCTCGACGAGAGCGCCGCCAACGCCCTGTCCGACGCCGCCACCCGCGAGCTCATCTTCCTGGCGGGCTTCACCTCCCGAGAGGTCGTCACGGACCTGTCAGGTCGGGGCGTGGGACTGGACGCCGTGCGCGCCTCCATCCAGGGCCTGGGCGGCGACGTCGGCGTCGAATCGGCGCCCGGCTGGGGCACCATCTTCGAGCTGCGCGTCCCCGTGTCCCTCACCGTGGCGCCGCTGCTCTTCGTCCAGGTGGGCACGGAGACGCTCGCCTTGAGCGCCACCCACGTCTCGCGCGCCCTCAAGGTGGAGCCCCTGCACCTGTGCGAGGTGGCGGGCCGGCCCGCGCTGCTCGTGGAGGGGAGGGTGCTGCCCCTGGCGTCGCTCGGCGCGCTCCTCGGCCTGTCCGCGGAGAGGGAGGTCCGCGAGGGAGAGCTCGTCCTCGTGGTCCGCAGCCAGAGCGGCGCCGCGGCCGTCGTCGTGGACCGGGTGCTCGAGGAGCGCGTCCAGGCCATCCTCCCCCTGCGCGGCGTGCTGGCCCGCTTCGGCCACCTCACGGGCGCCACGTCCCTGGCGGATGGTCGACTCGCCATGGTGCTGTCGGCGGCCTACCTCACCGCCAGTGCCCACGGGACGTCCCCGCTGAAGCTGCCCCGTTCGTCGGCCCCCGGGACGGAGTCGCGTCGCCGGCGCATCCTCGTCGTGGACGACTCCCCCCTCACCCGGGAGCTCATCTCCAACCTCCTGGAGGCGGTGGGCTACGACACCGTCATGGCTGCCGACGGGGCGGACGCGCTGGACGTCCTGGAGGGCGCCCCGGTGGACCTGGTGGTGACCGACCTGGAGATGCCGGGCATGGACGGCCTGGAGCTGACCCGCCGGCTGAAGGAACTTTCCGCCCAGCCGAGGCTGCCCGTCGTCATCCTCACCACCCGTGGTGGAGAGGAGGACCGGCGGCGTGGGCTGGCGGCGGGGGCGGACGCCTACGTCACCAAGGGGGACCTGGTGCGCCAGGACCTGGTGGATGTGGTGGGACGACTGTTGTCCTGA
- a CDS encoding methyl-accepting chemotaxis protein translates to MSPREGANRISFTRHLMLPVPLTNLVGVVFGLHYAWLTLSDAPGMVGRMGLFVRWACGMGTVAIALGALVSIQRLRTVRALEVGRVSPTPEVLKAAVTEVTRWPDEAFLRSLGLWLFTTPLLGFAVWRTAGVDADAARRIAGLGLLFGPLTALLVHCLVILRSRKVVLWLAELGMTHGQLIAAMPRRAEIRARLVAFAFISVVTPAVLSVQLSSALGERALRQLVAHAAPSAELASRLRVEALMSGGPLVLLVFALALTTAYLGGTLLGRPLRELSSEARRIAEGDLASPRVVPTEDEIWDVSAAFTTMRAHLADVMSQLQRAGAQISATTEEILTTSGRYEVGASEQASSLDQTSATTEELARSARQIAENAGSVAQIAQRTLGAAQQGQRSAESFLGSMERMKQDNVAIASSVVRLNKRVQQIGKIVEFINGVADKSDLLALNAELEGTKAAEVGRGFSLVAAEMRRLAENVLESTKEIEGLIEEVREASAAAVSATEGGVRAVESGTTLAQQVSESLRQITKLAGKTSDAVRSISLATQQQQTGTDQLAETMADILRITQQSLNATKQVSTANTDLLVLARDLSEVVERFQIGQETLRGEEGG, encoded by the coding sequence ATGAGCCCGCGCGAGGGTGCCAATCGGATCTCCTTCACCCGTCACCTGATGCTGCCCGTGCCGCTGACCAACCTGGTCGGCGTGGTGTTCGGGCTGCACTACGCGTGGCTCACGCTCTCCGACGCGCCGGGGATGGTGGGGCGCATGGGGCTGTTCGTCCGGTGGGCCTGTGGGATGGGCACGGTGGCGATTGCCCTGGGCGCACTGGTATCGATCCAACGGCTGCGGACGGTGCGGGCGTTGGAGGTGGGCCGCGTGTCCCCGACGCCGGAGGTCTTGAAGGCCGCGGTGACGGAGGTGACGCGCTGGCCGGACGAGGCGTTCCTGCGCTCGCTGGGGCTGTGGCTGTTCACCACGCCCTTGCTGGGCTTCGCGGTGTGGCGGACGGCGGGCGTGGACGCGGACGCGGCGCGGCGCATCGCCGGGTTGGGGCTGTTGTTCGGTCCGCTGACCGCGCTGCTCGTGCACTGCCTGGTCATCCTGCGCTCGCGCAAGGTGGTGCTGTGGCTGGCGGAGCTGGGCATGACGCACGGTCAGCTCATCGCGGCGATGCCGAGGCGGGCGGAGATTCGGGCGCGGCTGGTGGCGTTCGCCTTCATCTCCGTGGTGACGCCGGCGGTGTTGTCCGTGCAGCTCTCCTCGGCGCTGGGGGAGCGGGCGCTGCGGCAGCTCGTGGCGCACGCGGCGCCGAGCGCGGAGCTGGCTTCGAGGCTTCGCGTGGAGGCGCTCATGTCGGGCGGGCCGTTGGTGTTGCTCGTCTTCGCGCTGGCGCTCACCACCGCGTACCTGGGAGGCACGCTGCTGGGCCGGCCCCTGCGGGAGTTGTCGAGCGAGGCGCGGCGAATCGCCGAGGGCGACCTGGCGAGCCCTCGCGTGGTGCCGACGGAGGATGAAATCTGGGATGTGTCCGCGGCCTTCACCACCATGCGAGCGCACCTGGCGGACGTGATGTCCCAGTTGCAGCGCGCCGGGGCGCAGATTTCGGCGACGACGGAGGAGATCCTCACCACCTCCGGGCGCTACGAGGTGGGCGCGTCGGAGCAGGCGAGCTCCCTGGACCAGACGAGCGCGACGACGGAGGAGCTGGCGCGCTCGGCGCGGCAGATTGCCGAGAACGCGGGCTCGGTGGCGCAGATCGCGCAGCGCACGTTGGGCGCGGCGCAGCAGGGACAGCGCAGCGCGGAGTCGTTCCTGGGCTCGATGGAGCGCATGAAGCAGGACAACGTCGCCATCGCGTCCTCGGTGGTGCGGCTCAACAAGCGCGTGCAGCAGATTGGCAAGATCGTCGAGTTCATCAACGGCGTGGCGGACAAGTCCGACCTGCTGGCGCTGAACGCGGAGCTGGAGGGGACGAAGGCGGCGGAGGTGGGGCGGGGCTTCTCGCTGGTGGCCGCGGAGATGCGTCGGCTCGCGGAGAACGTGCTCGAGTCCACGAAGGAGATCGAGGGGCTCATCGAGGAGGTGCGCGAGGCCTCGGCCGCGGCGGTGTCCGCGACGGAGGGCGGCGTGCGCGCGGTGGAGTCCGGCACCACGCTGGCGCAGCAGGTGTCGGAGTCACTGCGGCAGATCACGAAGCTCGCGGGGAAGACGTCGGACGCGGTGCGGAGCATCTCGTTGGCCACGCAGCAGCAGCAGACGGGCACCGACCAGCTCGCGGAGACGATGGCGGACATCCTGCGCATCACCCAGCAGAGCCTCAACGCCACCAAGCAGGTGAGCACCGCCAACACGGACCTGCTCGTGCTGGCGAGGGACTTGAGTGAGGTGGTGGAGCGCTTCCAGATTGGACAGGAGACGCTGCGAGGGGAGGAGGGCGGGTGA
- a CDS encoding methyl-accepting chemotaxis protein encodes MTGPSDVRGLALWVARPVMPASTVGICLALLHGLLTDALPREAWLRFLGLVVVVTALSLWLVRLNARRSLRVLHAVGEGALPASAEHLRQALLEARAFPDRVFSFALRSWLLGALVVAFIFIPWADASLGLAPRIVLVGASLGSLTALLIYLLVIRRCRRAVELVAARGLSPLDVVAAAPPRRLHMRRHMVLFTAIAVLTPSLFILDATVTGTSRAMDEVVRATSPLERDVAVRRADDERGLVVAGLVAVLVLLTAHLGGTVIAGPLRAITEEATRIAQGDLRPPRVIPAEDEVWATSAAFAQMQAQLGQALTQLRRAGLQISTTTEQLVATSGEQEAGADEQASSLNVTSATTEELARSAQQIAGNAESVSTIAESTFSAAQTGQRGAAAFLGAMQRMKQDNQAIADAVVRLNKRVQQIGKVVEFINEIADKSDLLALNAELEGTKAGEVGRGFSLVAAEMRRLAENVIRSTKEIEGLIEEIRDATNAAVMATEAGLKAMDAGTVLAAEVDESLSLILELARQTSHAVRSISLATQQQQTGTDQLAAAMGDILRVTEQNAAATKQMAVANADLSTLARDLKRVVERFHVAAREDA; translated from the coding sequence GTGACGGGGCCTTCGGACGTGCGGGGCCTGGCGCTCTGGGTGGCGCGGCCGGTGATGCCGGCGAGCACGGTGGGCATCTGTCTGGCGCTCTTGCACGGGCTGCTGACGGATGCGCTGCCGCGGGAGGCGTGGCTGCGCTTCCTGGGGCTGGTGGTGGTGGTGACGGCGCTGTCCTTGTGGCTGGTGCGGCTCAACGCGCGGCGCTCGCTGCGGGTGCTGCACGCGGTGGGGGAGGGGGCACTGCCCGCCTCCGCCGAGCACCTGCGGCAGGCGCTGCTGGAGGCGCGGGCGTTCCCCGACAGGGTCTTCTCCTTCGCGCTGCGCAGCTGGTTGCTGGGCGCGCTGGTGGTGGCGTTCATCTTCATCCCCTGGGCGGACGCGTCGCTGGGGCTCGCGCCGCGCATCGTGTTGGTGGGCGCGTCGCTGGGCTCGTTGACGGCGCTGCTCATCTACCTGCTGGTGATTCGCCGCTGCCGCCGGGCGGTGGAGCTGGTGGCGGCCCGGGGGCTGTCGCCGCTGGACGTGGTGGCCGCGGCGCCCCCGCGTCGGCTGCACATGCGCCGGCACATGGTGCTCTTCACCGCCATCGCGGTGCTCACCCCCTCGCTCTTCATCCTCGACGCCACCGTCACGGGCACCTCGCGGGCCATGGACGAGGTGGTGCGAGCGACGTCGCCCTTGGAGCGCGACGTGGCCGTCCGACGGGCGGACGACGAGCGGGGGCTGGTCGTCGCGGGGCTGGTGGCGGTGCTGGTGCTCCTGACGGCGCACCTGGGAGGCACCGTCATCGCGGGTCCCCTGCGCGCCATCACCGAGGAGGCCACGCGCATCGCCCAGGGCGATTTGCGGCCCCCGCGCGTCATCCCCGCGGAGGACGAGGTGTGGGCCACCTCGGCGGCGTTCGCGCAGATGCAGGCGCAGCTCGGCCAGGCGCTCACCCAGCTGCGGCGCGCGGGCCTGCAGATATCGACCACCACCGAGCAGCTGGTGGCGACGTCCGGCGAGCAGGAGGCGGGCGCCGACGAGCAGGCCAGCTCGCTCAACGTGACGAGCGCGACGACGGAGGAGCTGGCGCGCTCGGCGCAGCAAATCGCGGGCAACGCGGAGTCGGTGTCCACCATCGCCGAGTCGACGTTCTCCGCCGCGCAGACGGGCCAGCGCGGCGCGGCCGCCTTCCTGGGCGCCATGCAGCGCATGAAGCAGGACAACCAGGCCATCGCGGACGCGGTGGTGCGGCTCAACAAGCGCGTGCAACAGATTGGCAAGGTGGTGGAGTTCATCAACGAGATTGCCGACAAGTCGGACCTGCTGGCGCTCAACGCGGAGCTGGAGGGGACGAAGGCGGGCGAGGTGGGCCGGGGCTTCTCGCTGGTGGCGGCGGAGATGCGCAGGCTCGCGGAGAACGTCATCCGCTCCACGAAGGAGATTGAGGGCCTCATCGAGGAGATACGCGACGCGACGAACGCGGCGGTGATGGCCACGGAGGCGGGGCTGAAGGCCATGGACGCGGGCACGGTGCTGGCGGCCGAGGTGGACGAGAGCCTGAGCCTCATCCTGGAGCTGGCGCGGCAGACGTCCCACGCGGTGCGCAGCATCTCGCTGGCCACGCAGCAGCAGCAGACGGGCACGGACCAGCTCGCCGCGGCGATGGGGGACATCCTGCGCGTCACCGAGCAGAACGCGGCGGCCACCAAGCAGATGGCGGTGGCCAACGCGGACCTGTCCACGCTGGCGAGGGATTTGAAGCGCGTGGTGGAGCGCTTCCACGTGGCGGCCAGGGAGGACGCATGA
- a CDS encoding protein CrdC: protein MAPAGPVRGMLLCHAGPHRLAFLAHEVLSITSPGKEDAASARLAFRASAGASRVLVATSGGAVGVDALEIDAEAHPLLPAPLVAVRASGGSLRGFVLARGELWPLLGLADFERFLRRLMGGAA from the coding sequence ATGGCTCCAGCAGGCCCCGTGCGGGGCATGTTGTTGTGTCACGCGGGCCCGCATCGGCTCGCGTTCCTGGCCCATGAGGTGCTCTCCATCACCTCGCCGGGGAAGGAGGACGCGGCCTCGGCCCGTCTGGCCTTCCGCGCGTCGGCGGGCGCCTCGCGCGTGCTGGTGGCGACGTCGGGCGGGGCGGTGGGCGTGGACGCGCTCGAAATCGACGCGGAGGCGCATCCGCTCTTGCCCGCGCCGCTGGTGGCGGTGCGCGCCTCGGGAGGCAGCCTGCGAGGCTTCGTGCTGGCGCGTGGGGAGCTGTGGCCCCTGCTGGGGTTGGCGGACTTCGAGCGCTTCCTGAGGCGGCTCATGGGAGGCGCGGCGTGA
- a CDS encoding chemotaxis protein CheW, with amino-acid sequence MAVHEPEARQSYLVFACGSSWYAVPADSAAEVVTFPELTRVPGAPAHLLGVFAHRGEVIPVVDMGLLVGGASQSSRRAVLVRLPRGTLALTATHVAGVSPVTGTLEPLGSAGVQVHLRGPAKSGPRDVAVIDPEGLFDHLSQGA; translated from the coding sequence TGGCCGTCCACGAGCCGGAAGCGCGTCAGTCCTATCTCGTCTTCGCCTGCGGTAGCAGCTGGTACGCGGTACCCGCGGACAGCGCGGCGGAGGTCGTCACCTTCCCCGAGCTCACGCGGGTACCGGGCGCTCCAGCCCACCTGCTGGGTGTGTTCGCCCACCGAGGAGAGGTCATCCCGGTGGTGGACATGGGCCTCTTGGTGGGCGGAGCCAGCCAGTCGTCGCGGCGGGCCGTCCTGGTACGGCTGCCGCGCGGCACCCTCGCCCTGACGGCGACCCATGTGGCGGGCGTCTCCCCGGTGACGGGCACGCTCGAGCCCCTGGGGTCCGCGGGCGTCCAGGTCCACCTGAGAGGCCCCGCCAAGAGCGGTCCCCGGGATGTGGCCGTCATCGACCCCGAAGGGCTCTTCGACCACCTCAGTCAGGGCGCCTGA